Proteins encoded in a region of the Planococcus citri chromosome 1, ihPlaCitr1.1, whole genome shotgun sequence genome:
- the LOC135842788 gene encoding fibroblast growth factor receptor homolog 1-like: protein MAPRTEYQLPPDEKWEIPRENVVLGDFLGEGEFGRVVKGNVSGHLQQHIGTTVAVKMLKNTHKDKDLVNLVTEMELMKLIGRHDNVLSLLGCCTQDGPLLIVIEYSPHGNLLDFLRNHYQPAESSENDLSEKVQLTFALQIARGMEYLASIKLIHRDLAARNILIFDDYVLKIADFGLAKDIRNADYYKQKTKGRLPVKWMAPETLTHRRHSTQSDVWSYGILLWEIVTFGAVPYATYDDAEKLLQDIDSGYRMKKPKDCSMDTYCLMVKCWNHLPENRPDFTRIIHGLEAILKKMDPVIEESDSDCSSISSVSSHKANETNSLLSDTS from the exons ATGGCACCGAGGACTGAATACCAATTACCGCCGGATGAGAAATGGGAAATTCCTCGAGAAAACGTTGTTCTGGGCGACTTTCTAGGGGAAGGAGAGTTTGGAAGAGTTGTCAAGGGAAATGTTTCAGGCCACTTACAGCAACACATTGGCACAACAGTAGcagtgaaaatgttgaaaa ATACCCACAAGGACAAAGATTTGGTTAATTTAGTAACAGAGATGGAACTGATGAAACTAATCGGCAGACATGACAATGTACTTAGCCTACTCGGATGTTGTACGCAAGATGGACCATTGCTCATCGTGATCGAATACTCTCCTCATggaaatttactcgattttctCAGAAACCACTACCAACCTGCAGAATCCAGCGAAAATGACCTgtctgaaaaagttcaacttacaTTTGCTCTACAAATAGCCAGAGGCATGGAATACTTGGCTTCTATAAAA TTGATTCACCGAGACCTCGCTGCTCGAAATATCCTGATATTCGACGATTATGTGCTGAAAATAGCTGATTTTGGATTAGCCAAAGATATTCGAAATGCTGACTACTATAAACAAAAGACCAAAGGTAGATTACCAGTGAAATGGATGGCACCTGAAACCTTAACTCACCGACGTCATTCCACACAATCTGATGT GTGGTCGTACGGCATTCTACTGTGGGAAATCGTGACCTTTGGGGCAGTTCCTTACGCTACCTACGACGATGCAGAAAAATTACTGCAAGATATTGACTCGGGGTACCGtatgaaaaaaccaaaagatTGCTCAATGGACAC GTATTGCCTAATGGTGAAATGCTGGAACCATTTGCCAGAAAATCGACCAGACTTCACAAGAATCATTCACGGTTTAGAAGCCATACTAAAAAAGATGGATCCG GTAATTGAAGAATCGGATTCGGATTGCTCAAGCATTAGCTCAGTATCCAGCCACAAGGCAAATGAAACCAATAGTTTATTGTCAGACACTTCTTGA